The following is a genomic window from Clostridia bacterium.
GATTTCGTTGGTCCGCTTGGGACGCCCACGCATATCGAAGGGCTTAAAAAAGTCTGCGTCGTAGGCGGTGGCGTCGGCTGCGCGATCGCGCTTCCCATTGCGGAAGCACTCCACGCGCAGGGCACCGAAGTGACGAGCATCGTCGGTTTCCGTAATAAGGACCTTTTGATCTTGGAAGACGAATTCAAGGCTTGCTCCGATCGTCTGGTCGTTATGACGGACGACGGCTCCTACGCGCGCCACGGAAACGTTACCGTTCCTTTGAAAGAGATGCTTGATGCGGGCGAGACCTTTGATATGATCATAACGATCGGTCCGCTTATTATGATGAAATTCGTCGTCGCGACCGCAAAGCCGTTCGGCGTTCCCGTGACCGTCTCGATGAACCCGATTATGATCGATGGGACGGGGATGTGCGGCGGTTGCCGTTTGACCTTGACGCAGGACGGTAAACGCGTCACGAAATTCGCTTGCGTGGACGGTCCCGATTTCAACGGTTACGAAGTCGATTTCGACGAAGCAATGTCGAGAGGCAGAACGTATTTCGAATTCGAGCGCAAAGCTCACGAGAAAGTCTGCAATCTCTTTAAGGGGGTATAACTATGCCGAATATGAATCCGAAGAAAAACGAAATGCCGACGCAGGATCCCTTGGTCCGCGCGCATAATTTCAGTGAAGTTGCCCTCGGCTACGAAGAGAGCGTCGCGGTAGACGAGGCGAATCGTTGCTTGAACTGCAAAGCGATGCCTTGTGTTTCCGGTTGTCCGGTCAACATTCGTATCCCCGAATTTATCGCGAAGATCCGCGAGCTCGATTTCGAGGGCGCGTATCAAATCATTACCCAAACGTCCAGTCTTCCCGCCGTTTGCGGCAGGGTTTGTCCGCAGGAAACGCAATGCGAAAGCAAATGCGTTCGCGGTATCAAAGGGGAGAGCGTCGGGATCGGCAGACTCGAACGTTTCGTTGCCGATTATCATAACGCGCATTCCGTGACGGCTCCGAAGAAACCCGCTCCGAACGGACATAAAGTCGCGGTCATCGGTTCCGGTCCTTCGGGCTTGACTTGCGCGGGCGATCTTGCGAAGAAAGGATACTCCGTTACCGTCTTCGAAGCTTTGCACCTCGCGGGCGGCGTCCTCGTGTACGGGATTCCCGAGTTCCGTCTTCCGAAATCCATCGTCCAAAAAGAAGTCGAGACGTTGAAAGCGCTCGGCGTCGAAGTCATGACGAACGTCGTTATCGGAAAGACGTTGACGGTGGACGAGCTTTTCGAAATGGGCTTCGAATCCGTCTTTATCGGATCGGGCGCGGGACTTCCGAACTTTATGAATATCCCGGGCGAAGCGCTGAAAGGCGTCTATTCCGCAAACGAGTTCCTGACGAGAAGCAACCTTATGAAAGCCTATAAAGACGATCCCGATACCCCGATTATGAAAGGCGGCAAAGTCGCCGTCGTCGGCGGTGGTAACGTCGCGATGGACGCGGCGCGTACGGCGCTCCGTCTCGGCGCGGAAAAGGTTTACATCGTCTATCGTCGTTCGATGGAAGAGCTTCCCGCGAGAAAGGAAGAAGTCGAGCACGCGATGGAAGAGGGAATCGAATTCCGTCTCTTGACCAACCCGACCGAGATCCTCGGCTATAAAAACGAAAACGATCCCCGCGATCCGAAAAACGGTTCGGTCATCGGAATGAACTGCATCAAAATGGAGCTCGGCGAACCCGATCAAAAGGGCAGAAGACGCCCCGTTCCAGTCGAAGGTTCGGACTTTACGATCGATCTCGACGTCGTCATTATGGCGATCGGAACTTCTCCGAATCCGCTTTTGAAAAACACCACCGATGGCTTGGACGTAAACAGCCGCGGAGGAATTATCGTAAACGAGTCCGGTTTGACTTCGCGCATCGCGGTTTATGCGGGCGGTGATGCGGTCACGGGCGCGGCTACCGTTATTTCCGCGATGGGCGCGGGAAAGGTCGCGGCAAAAGCGATCGACGAGTATCTGTCTCAAAAGTAATAGGATTGCGAAACGTAGCGAAACCTTTGTCTTCGCTCCGATTCGTATCGAAAAGGCGTGGCATATGCCACGCCTTTTTCTGTCGTTTTCGTCGTTTTGAATTTTTTGGTATTGCGCCCGAACTATTATCGTTTTGTTGCTGTGATGTCGAGTTTCAAAACTTCGATTGCCATATGAACGACGGTTTTTCCGTCGTCCGATTCGGTCAAGAGCATACGCGCATAGCTTTCGCCCTCGTTGAACGCGTTATTCAAATAAACGGCGGTCATCGGTTCTTTTGTCACGGGCGAGGGGTACGTCTCTAAACGATACTGCCCGACGTAGCGCACGCGAATTTTCTCTTTCAGAAGCGAAGAAGAGGAAAGGATCAAGTGATTCGTTTCGCGGAACGTTTTGCTCATGGTCCGGAAGGCTTCGCTTTCGCGGTCGATTCCTTCGATGACGATCCCGTGCGCCGTTTCGAAAACGTCGATCATCGCGTTCAGATCGTAGGGGTCTACTCCGGGGAAAAATTGTTTGACGTAAGGAGCCAGCATTTCAAAGTCCGCTACTTCCGAGACGTCAAAGGATTTCGAGTCCAAAAAAGCGGCGACCAAGCGTCGGGCGCTCGGCGAGAGTTCCGCCGTCATCTCGAACGTTCCGTCCGATCCGAAACGAATATAACTTTTGTTCGCGTTGAAATAGGATAAAAGGTTTAGGTCCATCATCGAAACCGTGTCGAAGCGGAAAAGTTTCGATTCGCCAAAGTGCGTTCCTTTGAGCGTGAGCGTGTTTTCGTTTTTGGGAATAGCGGAAGAAACGCCGTCGAAATAGGCGTTGGATACCTGCCGAACGGTTTTTGCGTCGCGGATGTCTTTCAAGATCTCGTCTTTGCTCTTCAAGTTCGGATAAATGCGTTCGAGCTGCGCGGCGCGGATCGCTTTGTAATTTTTCAAAACGTTTTTGCCGGAGAGAGAAAGTTCGTCCAGTTTTTGTTGCAAAACTTCGGCGATCGCGGCGTGACCTTCGTTTTTCGGGTGAATTCCGTCCTCTTGGAAGAAGCGTTCCCAGCGGGTCGGGTCTTCGTCGCGGATTTTTTCCAACGCGGAATAGACGTCGCAAAGATAGGTGGGCTCCGCTGTTTCCGAATCGGAATGATCAGCGATATATTCGGTGAAGATCTTATTGACTTCGCGCACCGCGATTCCCATTAATTCGTGATATCGATCGGGCGTATAGCCACATTGCGCGAGCGCGTTTTTGTAAGAGGAAGCGATCAACGGGGAGTCTTCCTTTGCGGGGTTGTACAGCGTTTGAAGAAAAATCGTCGCGGTCGGATTCAATGAGCGGATATAGGAAAGCGTCGCGTCTAAATTCGCGCGCGCACGGTCTCGCCGCTTTTGCAGTTCCGTGAGATCGCCGCGGGCGATCGAAAGCATCATGGCGTTTCGACTCGAAAGGATCAAGTCGTTTCCGACGATCGAAATATGAATGATATCCGCCGCGGTCAAAAGCGATTTGATCTGTTCGACGCCGTCGTCTTCCTTTTTAACGTAGGAAAGAAGGTTGCTCGTCGTCGAACCGCTGACGGCGCGATTATAAAACTTGTATTCGTTCGTCTTGCCGACGACTCCGTAATAGGCGTAGGATTCGCGCTCGTTGAACGGCATGGGTCCTGCGACTCCTTCGGCGATCGAATCTCCCAAAAAAAGAATGGTTTTCTTGTTTTCGGTCTTCGAATCGGCGGAGCAAGCGGAAAGGGCAAGGAGTGATAAGAGAAGAAAAAGGAATAACGCAGCAAAGAATTTTTTCAAGTTGAAGTCTCCGAAAAGAATATTATTTAACAGTATAACGAAAAAACGGACTCTTGGCAAACGAAAAGTCCGTTTTTATCCATTCGACTTCTGTTTCGATCTCCGATTACGCGAAGGGCGATCGCCGTCGCGTTATTCGTTTGTTGCAGGGGAGCTCTCGGCGTTTTCTTCGGCGTTCGTTTTCGTCTCGGCAGAGAGAGCGATCTTTTCGTCCGTCACGCCCGCGGGAACGTTTTCGGGGATCTCTTCTTCGGCTTTCTTTTTCGCCTTCCATTCCCAATGCAGGGGTTTGGACAGGACTTTATAGACGAGGAAGGTTACGAAACTGACGACGCCGAGCCTC
Proteins encoded in this region:
- a CDS encoding SGNH/GDSL hydrolase family protein produces the protein MKKFFAALFLFLLLSLLALSACSADSKTENKKTILFLGDSIAEGVAGPMPFNERESYAYYGVVGKTNEYKFYNRAVSGSTTSNLLSYVKKEDDGVEQIKSLLTAADIIHISIVGNDLILSSRNAMMLSIARGDLTELQKRRDRARANLDATLSYIRSLNPTATIFLQTLYNPAKEDSPLIASSYKNALAQCGYTPDRYHELMGIAVREVNKIFTEYIADHSDSETAEPTYLCDVYSALEKIRDEDPTRWERFFQEDGIHPKNEGHAAIAEVLQQKLDELSLSGKNVLKNYKAIRAAQLERIYPNLKSKDEILKDIRDAKTVRQVSNAYFDGVSSAIPKNENTLTLKGTHFGESKLFRFDTVSMMDLNLLSYFNANKSYIRFGSDGTFEMTAELSPSARRLVAAFLDSKSFDVSEVADFEMLAPYVKQFFPGVDPYDLNAMIDVFETAHGIVIEGIDRESEAFRTMSKTFRETNHLILSSSSLLKEKIRVRYVGQYRLETYPSPVTKEPMTAVYLNNAFNEGESYARMLLTESDDGKTVVHMAIEVLKLDITATKR
- a CDS encoding sulfide/dihydroorotate dehydrogenase-like FAD/NAD-binding protein, coding for MYKILTKKSLNPTVTFMEIEAPLVANKAKAGQFIILRVDEEGERIPLTVAGVDKEKGGVKIIFQIVGATTEKLNHKAEGEFIQDFVGPLGTPTHIEGLKKVCVVGGGVGCAIALPIAEALHAQGTEVTSIVGFRNKDLLILEDEFKACSDRLVVMTDDGSYARHGNVTVPLKEMLDAGETFDMIITIGPLIMMKFVVATAKPFGVPVTVSMNPIMIDGTGMCGGCRLTLTQDGKRVTKFACVDGPDFNGYEVDFDEAMSRGRTYFEFERKAHEKVCNLFKGV
- the gltA gene encoding NADPH-dependent glutamate synthase, translating into MPNMNPKKNEMPTQDPLVRAHNFSEVALGYEESVAVDEANRCLNCKAMPCVSGCPVNIRIPEFIAKIRELDFEGAYQIITQTSSLPAVCGRVCPQETQCESKCVRGIKGESVGIGRLERFVADYHNAHSVTAPKKPAPNGHKVAVIGSGPSGLTCAGDLAKKGYSVTVFEALHLAGGVLVYGIPEFRLPKSIVQKEVETLKALGVEVMTNVVIGKTLTVDELFEMGFESVFIGSGAGLPNFMNIPGEALKGVYSANEFLTRSNLMKAYKDDPDTPIMKGGKVAVVGGGNVAMDAARTALRLGAEKVYIVYRRSMEELPARKEEVEHAMEEGIEFRLLTNPTEILGYKNENDPRDPKNGSVIGMNCIKMELGEPDQKGRRRPVPVEGSDFTIDLDVVIMAIGTSPNPLLKNTTDGLDVNSRGGIIVNESGLTSRIAVYAGGDAVTGAATVISAMGAGKVAAKAIDEYLSQK